The DNA region AGATCAAAAATCTGGCTGATCTGAAAGGACTTAAAATGCGCATTCCGGGAATCGGTGGCGAGATCATGTCCAAATTGGGTGTGGTTCCGCAATCCCTGCCCGGTGCAGATGTCTACCCGTCATTGGAAAAAGGCACGATCGATGCAGCTGAGTGGGTGGGTCCTTACGATGATGAAAAACTGGGACTCTATAAGGTGGCCAAACATTATTATTATCCCGGTTTCTGGGAAGGATCAGCGAATCTGTCTTTCATCGTCAACCAGAAAGAATGGGACAAGCTTCCACCACTCTATCAGGAAGCCTTTGAAGTGGCAGCCGCAGAAGCCAACCTGATCATGCTTGCTGAATACGATGCCAAGAATCCGGCTGCATTGGGTCGGTTGTTAAAAGGCGGAGCCAAGCTGCACCCATTTCCCAAAGATGTCATGGAAGCTGCACTCAAAGAAGCCAATAAGTTATATAACGAAGAAGCGGCTAAAAACCCTGCTTTTAATAAGATATACGCTTCCTGGAAGCGTTTCCGTAATGACGAATTTCAGTGGTTCCGTGTGGCTGAAGCGACATACGCAAACTTCACCTTTAACAACGTCAAGTAACTCGGGTGAATATCCCGTTTTTCAGCAAACCTGGAAAAGGGAATGATGTCAGGCAGGCACATGCTTGATATCGGCTGTGGTTAAGGTTTGCTTCCATCTAAAACAGTTAACCGCAGAGGCGCGGAGGCGCAGAGCAAGAAAAGCATAGTTTCTATGCTATCAGGCTATTTACCTTCGTCTTTTTCCTGTCATTTAGTGCCTTCTCCATCGTTACTGAATGTAAATTCAGGTGCCTCTGTTGGCGCGTCATAACGCTGTACCGGTAACTCAATTTTTAGCGGTGTATTTGCCGATACTTTCTTTTGTTCTACCGTGACCAGATTAGGGAAAGCGATAATGAGTCCCACCATGATGATCTGAATAAAGATAAATGGTATTGCTCCCCAATAAATCTGGGGAGTGGTGACTTTAGCAATGGACTTGCCTGTCATTTTGTCCAGATAGTCGTCCTTAGGTGCAACGCTGCGCAGAAAGAAGAGTGCAAAGCCAAATGGCGGGTGCATGAAAGAGGTTTGCATGTTGACTGCGAGCAATATGCCAAACCAGATCAGGTCTATCCCCAGTAAGCTCGCGACTGGAGCCAGCAAAGGCACAAGAATGAAAGCAAGTTCAAAAAAATCCAGAAAAAATGCCAAAACAAAAATCAGGATATTCACTACCACCAGAAATCCAAGTTGACCGCCAGGCAAACCGGTTAGCAGGTGCTCTACCCACTGGTCACCATTCACACCACGGAAAACCAGGCTGAACACGGTGGAGCCAATCAGAATAAACATCACGAATGATGACAGTTTCGCAGTCGTGTTCATGGCTTGTTTAAGCATACTGAGATTGAGTCGTTTGTTGATGAGTGCCAGTATCAGTGCGCCTGACGCACCCATTGCACCGCCTTCGGTGGGGGTGGCAATGCCGAGGAAGATCGTGCCGAGTACTAGAAAAACGAGAAATAACGGAGGGACTAACGTGAATAAAACTTTACGCAGTAGCGCAAATCCTTTCAATGTCCTGGCCTCTGGTGGCAGTGCAGGTGCCATAGCCGGTTTAAGCAAGGATATGCCCAGTACGTAGGCGGCATAAAAGCCGGTAAGTGCCAAGCCGGGAAGCAGGGCAGCGCTGTACATATCGCCAACCGATCTTCCCAGTTGGTCAGCCAATACAATGAGCACCAAGCTGGGCGGCAGGATTTGTGCGAGTGTGCCGCTGGCGGCAATGACACCCGAAGCGAGGCGGCGATCATAGCCGTAGCGCAGCATGATTGGCAGGGATATCAATCCCATGGAAATCACCGAAGCGGCTACCACGCCGGTGGTGGCCCCCAATAGTGCGCCTACCAGCACCACGGCAAAGGCAAGTCCGCCACGTAATGGCCCGAATAACTGTCCTACGGTCTCCAGCAGGTCCTCTGCCATGCCGCTGCGTTCCAGAATCAGGCCCATGAAGGTGAAAAATGGAATAGCCAGGAGGGTTTCGTTTTGCATGATGCCGTAAATGCGTTGTGGCAGGGCACCCAGCAATTCCGGTGTGAATAATCCAAGCTGGATGGCAATCCAGCCGAATAACAGGCCATTGGCCGCAAGGGAAAATGCCACCGGGTAACCAATCAACAGAAAGATTACCAGTGAGGCAAACATTAGCGGTGCCATCATGCTCGCAGACATTACGCTTCCCCTTCTTTTTGAGAGGCATCCATGAATTCGCTGAGTGGCGGGTGAGATGGGGGTTCTGGTGGTTCGATTCCCAGCAAAAAGCCAATGCGTTTGATGATCTCGGCAATGCCTTGTAACAGCAGTAAAAGAAAACCCGCCGGGATAAGTGCTTTTGCTGGCCAGAGAATCAGCCCGCCTGGGTTACCAGACCACTCTTGGGATAACAGAGAGTGGGTGAAAAAAGGCCAGCTGTAATAAAGAATAATCAGTG from Sulfurirhabdus autotrophica includes:
- a CDS encoding TRAP transporter substrate-binding protein, translated to MQRRSFLKKAGISLATGASVVAVPALAKEEALPEIQWRMASSFPKSLDTIYGAAETLSNRVSKLTQGKFQIRVFAGGELVPGLQVLDAVSQNTVQCGHTASYYYVGKNKAFAFDTALPFGLTARQQNAWFYFGGGLQLMRELFKGYGLINFPGGNTGTQMGGWFRKEIKNLADLKGLKMRIPGIGGEIMSKLGVVPQSLPGADVYPSLEKGTIDAAEWVGPYDDEKLGLYKVAKHYYYPGFWEGSANLSFIVNQKEWDKLPPLYQEAFEVAAAEANLIMLAEYDAKNPAALGRLLKGGAKLHPFPKDVMEAALKEANKLYNEEAAKNPAFNKIYASWKRFRNDEFQWFRVAEATYANFTFNNVK
- a CDS encoding TRAP transporter large permease yields the protein MSASMMAPLMFASLVIFLLIGYPVAFSLAANGLLFGWIAIQLGLFTPELLGALPQRIYGIMQNETLLAIPFFTFMGLILERSGMAEDLLETVGQLFGPLRGGLAFAVVLVGALLGATTGVVAASVISMGLISLPIMLRYGYDRRLASGVIAASGTLAQILPPSLVLIVLADQLGRSVGDMYSAALLPGLALTGFYAAYVLGISLLKPAMAPALPPEARTLKGFALLRKVLFTLVPPLFLVFLVLGTIFLGIATPTEGGAMGASGALILALINKRLNLSMLKQAMNTTAKLSSFVMFILIGSTVFSLVFRGVNGDQWVEHLLTGLPGGQLGFLVVVNILIFVLAFFLDFFELAFILVPLLAPVASLLGIDLIWFGILLAVNMQTSFMHPPFGFALFFLRSVAPKDDYLDKMTGKSIAKVTTPQIYWGAIPFIFIQIIMVGLIIAFPNLVTVEQKKVSANTPLKIELPVQRYDAPTEAPEFTFSNDGEGTK